A window of Vigna unguiculata cultivar IT97K-499-35 chromosome 4, ASM411807v1, whole genome shotgun sequence contains these coding sequences:
- the LOC114180978 gene encoding membrane steroid-binding protein 2-like isoform X2: MSLHTSVMEEITFYTGLSPAAFFTLLAMMVVVYRTVSAMFVSPEDYNKPPVVSARTHPQFEDPEPPRQPVQLGQVTDQELRAYDGSDPNKPLLMAIRGQIFDVSTGRNMVRVI; this comes from the exons ATGAGTCTGCACACGAGCGTGATGGAAGAGATAACGTTTTACACTGGGCTGTCTCCCGCCGCGTTTTTCACCCTTTTGGCTATGATGGTCGTCGTTTACAGAACCGTGAGCGCCATGTTTGTGTCCCCCGAAGATTACAACAAACCTCCCGTTGTTTCGGCCCGAACTCACCCCCAGTTCGAAGACCCCGAACCGCCTCGCCAACCGGTCCAGTTGGGTCAAGTAACGGACCAGGAATTGCGAGCATACGATGGTTCCGACCCCAATAAACCGCTTTTGATGGCAATCAGGGGTCAGATCTTTGACGTGTCCACTGGCAG GAACATGGTACGGGTCATCTGA
- the LOC114180978 gene encoding membrane steroid-binding protein 2-like isoform X1, translating to MSLHTSVMEEITFYTGLSPAAFFTLLAMMVVVYRTVSAMFVSPEDYNKPPVVSARTHPQFEDPEPPRQPVQLGQVTDQELRAYDGSDPNKPLLMAIRGQIFDVSTGRNFYGPRGPYAMFAGKECSRALALLSFKQEDINGDLEGLGESEFTILEDWEFKFIEKYPKVGLLIPEQRAPKNELKEQVQDNLENSNEYKDKTK from the exons ATGAGTCTGCACACGAGCGTGATGGAAGAGATAACGTTTTACACTGGGCTGTCTCCCGCCGCGTTTTTCACCCTTTTGGCTATGATGGTCGTCGTTTACAGAACCGTGAGCGCCATGTTTGTGTCCCCCGAAGATTACAACAAACCTCCCGTTGTTTCGGCCCGAACTCACCCCCAGTTCGAAGACCCCGAACCGCCTCGCCAACCGGTCCAGTTGGGTCAAGTAACGGACCAGGAATTGCGAGCATACGATGGTTCCGACCCCAATAAACCGCTTTTGATGGCAATCAGGGGTCAGATCTTTGACGTGTCCACTGGCAG GAATTTTTATGGTCCTAGAGGACCTTATGCAATGTTTGCAGGAAAGGAGTGTAGTAGAGCCCTTGCACTCCTGTCTTTTAAACAAGAAGACATTAATGGGGACCTCGAAGGTTTAGGTGAGTCAGAGTTTACAATTTTAGAGGACTGGGAATTTAAATTCATAGAAAAGTATCCAAAGGTTGGCCTCCTCATTCCAGAACAAAGAGCACCGAAAAATGAGCTCAAAGAACAAGTTCAAGACAATTTGGAAAATTCCAACGAATACAAGGATAAGACAAAATAG
- the LOC114180278 gene encoding ribonuclease S-4-like, with protein sequence MNYLIVTFSIFLLFHSSIMGFDYWKISQIYPPGFCYLNNRCMSSSVKSTKFTIHGLWPSTNAFPQPFNCRLDGLNLSVIQNMKPRLQQVWPNYFSTNYTQFWEHEWMKHGTCSNMQQFDFFRLTLDIYARNDLEAILINAGISHGKPYHINDIISAIRNSAIGVEPELHCGRSGLIFEIRICLNTDPIPQYINCASQGTCTSPVMFM encoded by the exons ATGAATTATCTCATCGTTACTTTTagtatctttttattatttcatagtTCTATCATGGGGTTCGACTATTGgaaaatttcacaaatttatCCACCAGGTTTTTGTTATCTTAATAATAGATGTATGTCGTCGTCAGTAAAATCAACGAAATTTACTATACATGGCTTATGGCCATCGACCAACGCTTTTCCACAACCATTCAATTGCAGATTAGACGGATTAAATCTTTCTGTG atacAAAATATGAAACCTCGACTTCAACAAGTTTGGCCAAATTATTTTTCTACGAATTATACTCAGTTTTGGGAACATGAGTGGATGAAGCATGGAACGTGCTCCAATATGCAGCAGTTTGATTTCTTCAGATTGACATTAGATATCTATGCAAGGAATGATCTTGAAGCAATACTTATAAATGCGGGTATATCACATGGTAAGCCATATCATATAAATGATATCATCTCAGCCATACGCAACTCAGCTATAGGTGTTGAGCCAGAACTACACTGTGGAAGAAGTGgacttatatttgaaataagGATATGTTTGAACACAGACCCTATCCCCCAGTACATCAATTGTGCTTCACAAGGAACCTGTACTTCTCCTGTAATgtttatgtaa